One genomic region from bacterium encodes:
- a CDS encoding phosphoglycerate kinase — MPDFLRLEDLDLAGKRVFMRADFNVPLTPEGGIADDSRIRATLPGIRHVLDAGASLAITSHLGRPTEGRLAREDSLAPVSDRLSELLGRPVPLVTEWADGRFPMMPGQAVLLENCRGNVGEKADDPALAERIAAAVDIYVNEAFGTAHRKECTLSALPAAMPVACAGPLLAAELDALGRALAAPARPLAAIVGGSKVSTKLAVLERLADKVDLMIVGGGIANTFIAARGFSVGNSLYEADLIEAASRIMHRLAARGGRLWLPRDVVCADAFSETANITVCGIDAVPAGRMILDIGPDSQAELADLLGGSGTIVWNGPLGVFEMGPFAGGTRALASAIAGSPGFSIAGGGDTLAAIAAFGVTDRIDYVSTGGGAFLEFLEGRELPAVAALVRHKQDPARAAA, encoded by the coding sequence ATGCCGGACTTCCTGCGTCTCGAGGACCTGGACCTGGCCGGCAAGCGCGTCTTCATGCGCGCCGACTTCAACGTGCCCCTGACCCCCGAGGGCGGCATCGCCGACGACAGCCGCATCCGCGCCACGCTGCCCGGCATCCGCCACGTCCTCGACGCCGGCGCCTCGCTGGCGATCACCTCCCACCTGGGCCGGCCGACGGAAGGCCGGCTCGCCCGCGAGGACTCCCTCGCGCCAGTCTCCGACCGCCTCTCCGAGCTGCTCGGGCGGCCGGTGCCGCTGGTCACCGAGTGGGCCGACGGGCGCTTCCCGATGATGCCCGGCCAGGCCGTGCTGCTCGAGAACTGCCGCGGCAACGTCGGCGAGAAGGCCGACGATCCGGCGCTGGCCGAGCGCATCGCCGCCGCGGTGGACATCTATGTGAACGAGGCCTTCGGCACCGCCCACCGCAAGGAGTGCACCCTCTCGGCCCTGCCCGCCGCGATGCCCGTCGCCTGCGCCGGCCCGCTGCTGGCGGCCGAGCTGGACGCCCTGGGTCGCGCCCTCGCCGCGCCGGCCCGCCCGCTGGCGGCCATCGTCGGCGGCTCCAAGGTGTCCACCAAGCTGGCCGTGCTGGAGCGCCTGGCGGACAAGGTGGACCTGATGATCGTCGGCGGCGGCATCGCCAACACCTTCATCGCCGCGCGCGGTTTCTCGGTCGGCAACTCGCTCTACGAGGCGGACCTCATCGAGGCGGCGAGCCGCATCATGCACCGCCTCGCGGCCCGCGGCGGACGGCTGTGGCTGCCCCGCGACGTGGTCTGCGCCGACGCCTTCAGCGAAACCGCGAACATCACCGTGTGCGGCATCGACGCGGTGCCGGCTGGCCGGATGATCCTCGACATCGGCCCGGACAGCCAGGCCGAGCTGGCCGACCTGCTCGGCGGCAGCGGCACCATCGTCTGGAACGGCCCCCTCGGCGTCTTCGAGATGGGCCCCTTCGCCGGCGGCACCCGCGCCCTCGCCAGCGCCATCGCCGGCAGCCCCGGCTTCTCGATCGCCGGCGGCGGCGACACCCTGGCGGCCATCGCGGCCTTCGGCGTCACCGACCGGATCGACTACGTCTCGACCGGCGGCGGCGCCTTCCTCGAGTTCCTCGAGGGCCGCGAGCTGCCCGCCGTCGCCGCCCTGGTCCGCCACAAGCAGGACCCGGCCCGCGCCGCCGCCTGA
- a CDS encoding ketose-bisphosphate aldolase, producing the protein MAMIALRQLLDHAAEHGYGVPAFNINNMEQIQAIMAAAEATASPVILQASAGARSYAGEPYLRHLVEAAVEQHPDIPICMHQDHGASPAVCQQSIRSGFTSVMMDGSLREDMKTPASFDYNVDVTRRVVEMAHAVGVSVEGELGCLGSLETGQAGEEDGVGAEGTLDHSQLLTDPSEAADFVAATGVDALAVAIGTSHGAYKFTRPPTGDILAIDRIRAIH; encoded by the coding sequence ATGGCAATGATCGCCCTCAGGCAACTGCTGGACCACGCTGCCGAGCACGGCTACGGCGTGCCGGCCTTCAACATCAACAACATGGAGCAGATCCAGGCCATCATGGCGGCCGCCGAGGCCACCGCCAGCCCGGTGATCCTGCAGGCCTCGGCCGGCGCCCGCAGCTACGCCGGCGAGCCCTACCTGCGCCACCTCGTCGAGGCGGCCGTCGAGCAGCACCCGGACATCCCGATCTGCATGCACCAGGACCACGGTGCCAGCCCGGCGGTCTGCCAGCAGTCGATCCGCTCCGGCTTCACCAGCGTCATGATGGACGGCTCCCTGCGCGAGGACATGAAGACCCCGGCGAGCTTCGACTACAACGTCGACGTCACCCGCCGGGTGGTCGAGATGGCCCACGCCGTGGGCGTCAGCGTCGAGGGCGAGCTGGGCTGCCTCGGCTCCCTCGAGACCGGCCAGGCCGGCGAGGAAGACGGCGTCGGCGCCGAAGGCACGCTGGACCACAGCCAGCTGCTGACCGACCCCTCCGAGGCCGCCGACTTCGTCGCCGCCACCGGGGTGGACGCGCTGGCCGTCGCGATCGGGACCAGCCACGGCGCCTACAAGTTCACCCGCCCGCCCACCGGCGACATCCTCGCCATCGACCGCATCCGCGCCATCCACG
- the gap gene encoding type I glyceraldehyde-3-phosphate dehydrogenase: MSIRVAINGYGRIGRNVLRAHFEGGQSHPIEIVAINDLGSPQTNAHLTRYDSVHGPFPHDVDVDGDTLTVAGKPIRVTAERDPARLPWRELGVDVVLECTGRFNSKAKASAHLEAGAARVLLSAPGAADVDATVVYGVNHGTLSSSHRVVSNASCTTNCLAPLVHALHGPLGIVRGQMITVHSYTNDQVLTDVYHEDLRRARSATQSLIPTKTGAAAAVGLVLPELAGRLDGFAIRVPTPNVSFTDFTFIASRNTTAEEVNNLVREAARGRLAGVLAVNELPLVSCDFNHNPHSSIQDATLTRVDHNLVKVTSWYDNEWGFSNRMLDTTVAMMEAI, encoded by the coding sequence ATGAGCATCCGCGTCGCCATCAACGGCTACGGTCGCATCGGCCGTAACGTCCTGCGCGCCCATTTCGAGGGGGGACAGTCGCACCCCATCGAGATCGTCGCGATCAACGACCTGGGCAGCCCCCAGACCAACGCCCACCTGACCCGCTACGACAGCGTCCACGGCCCCTTTCCCCACGACGTGGACGTCGACGGCGACACGCTGACCGTCGCCGGCAAGCCGATCCGCGTCACCGCCGAGCGGGACCCCGCCAGACTGCCGTGGCGCGAGCTGGGTGTCGACGTGGTGCTGGAATGCACCGGCCGCTTCAACAGCAAGGCCAAGGCCTCGGCCCACCTCGAGGCCGGTGCCGCCCGGGTGCTGCTGTCGGCCCCCGGCGCCGCCGATGTGGACGCGACCGTGGTGTATGGCGTTAACCACGGCACCCTGTCCTCGTCCCACCGGGTGGTGTCGAACGCCAGCTGCACCACCAATTGCCTCGCCCCGCTGGTCCACGCCCTGCACGGCCCGCTGGGCATCGTGCGCGGCCAGATGATCACGGTGCACTCCTACACCAACGACCAGGTCCTGACCGACGTCTATCACGAGGACCTGCGCCGCGCCCGTAGCGCCACCCAGTCGCTGATCCCCACCAAGACCGGTGCCGCCGCCGCGGTCGGGCTGGTGCTGCCCGAGCTGGCCGGCCGGCTCGACGGCTTCGCGATCCGCGTGCCGACCCCCAACGTCAGCTTCACCGACTTCACCTTCATCGCCAGCCGCAACACCACCGCCGAGGAGGTGAACAACCTCGTGCGCGAAGCGGCCCGCGGCCGCCTGGCCGGCGTGCTGGCAGTCAATGAACTGCCGCTGGTGTCCTGCGACTTCAACCACAACCCCCACTCCAGCATCCAGGACGCCACCCTGACCCGCGTCGACCACAACCTGGTCAAGGTGACCTCCTGGTACGACAACGAGTGGGGCTTCTCGAACCGCATGCTCGACACCACCGTGGCGATGATGGAGGCGATCTGA
- a CDS encoding phosphoribulokinase, protein MSERHPIVAITGSSGAGTSTVQRTFEEIFRREDVTAAVIEGDSFHAYDRLAMRQKLKDAESDGKLSHFSHFGHEANLFGELEQLFREYGETGRGRRRKYLHDHAEAEPYGQEPGTFTPWEELPANTDMLFYEGLHGAVKHGEIDVSRHTDLLIGVVPVVNLEWIQKLHRDKKTRGYSTEAVTDTILRRMHDYVHYIVPQFSRTHVNFQRVPMVDTSNPFIAREIPTADESMVVIRFANPKGIDFAYLLNMVHDSFMSRANTIVVPGGKMELAMQLIFTPFIWRLMERRRKLM, encoded by the coding sequence ATGTCAGAACGTCACCCGATCGTGGCCATCACCGGCTCCTCCGGCGCCGGCACCAGCACCGTGCAGCGCACCTTCGAAGAAATCTTCCGCCGCGAGGACGTCACCGCCGCGGTGATCGAAGGCGACAGCTTCCACGCCTACGACCGCCTCGCGATGCGCCAGAAGCTGAAGGACGCCGAATCCGACGGCAAGCTCTCCCACTTCAGCCACTTCGGCCACGAGGCCAACCTCTTCGGCGAGCTGGAGCAGCTCTTCCGCGAATACGGCGAGACCGGCCGCGGCCGCCGCCGCAAGTACCTCCACGACCACGCCGAGGCCGAGCCCTATGGCCAGGAGCCAGGCACCTTCACGCCGTGGGAGGAACTGCCCGCCAACACCGACATGCTGTTCTACGAGGGCCTGCACGGCGCCGTCAAGCATGGCGAGATCGACGTCTCGCGCCACACCGACCTGCTGATCGGCGTGGTGCCGGTGGTGAATCTGGAGTGGATCCAGAAGCTGCACCGGGACAAGAAGACCCGCGGCTACTCCACCGAGGCGGTCACCGACACGATCCTGCGGCGGATGCACGACTACGTGCACTACATCGTGCCCCAGTTCTCCCGCACCCACGTGAACTTCCAGCGGGTGCCGATGGTGGACACCTCCAACCCCTTCATCGCGCGGGAAATCCCGACCGCGGACGAGTCGATGGTGGTGATCCGCTTCGCCAACCCCAAGGGCATCGACTTCGCCTACCTGCTGAACATGGTCCACGACAGCTTCATGAGCCGCGCGAACACCATCGTCGTGCCCGGCGGGAAGATGGAACTGGCCATGCAGCTGATCTTCACCCCGTTCATCTGGCGCCTGATGGAGCGCCGCCGCAAGTTGATGTGA
- the tkt gene encoding transketolase: MNMPVEAHADQAALDARCANALRFLAIDAVEAAKSGHPGMPMGMAEIAVALWTRHLKHDPADPSWADRDRFVLSNGHGSMLIYGLLHLAGYDLPIDELRRFRQLHSKTPGHPEVGLTPGVETTTGPLGQGLANAVGMAMAEKQLAAEFNRPEANIVDHRTWVFLGDGCLMEGVSHEAAGIAGVQRLSKLIALWDDNRISIDGEVSGWFCDDTPARFRAYGWNVVEAVDGHDVEALDRAIREALANAEKDAGPTLICCRTTIGKGSPARAGTAGIHGAPLGAEEIAATRQALGWPHGPFEIPDDVRDAFDARARGAAARTDWQARLATYRQHCPEAAAEFERRMGGALPIGFDVLCRALLKAVNNEAASPATRKASQQAIGRVARALPELIGGSADLTHSNLTDWPDCGRMTADHPGRHISWGVREFGMAAACNGMALHGGLLPFCATFLTFSDYARNAIRMSALMRQRVIYVMTHDSIGLGEDGPTHQPIEHLPSLRLIPGLDVWRPCDAVETQAAWIAAVNRGDGPSLLACSRQNLPHQPRDDERLGEIARGGYVLREAGGGSARVVLIGTGSEVSLAVAAAERLEADGIPTRVVSMPCTAAFERQDAAWRDAVLPPALPRVAVEASQPDLWWKTLAGAPRAAVVGIERFGESAPAGDLAAFFAMTPERVADAARAIANP, translated from the coding sequence ATGAACATGCCCGTCGAAGCCCACGCCGACCAGGCCGCCCTGGACGCCCGCTGCGCCAATGCCCTGCGATTTCTCGCCATCGATGCCGTCGAGGCCGCCAAGTCCGGCCACCCCGGCATGCCGATGGGCATGGCCGAGATCGCCGTGGCGCTGTGGACGCGCCACCTGAAGCACGACCCGGCGGACCCGTCCTGGGCCGACCGCGACCGCTTCGTGCTGTCCAACGGGCACGGCTCGATGCTGATCTACGGCCTGCTGCACCTGGCCGGCTACGACCTGCCGATAGACGAGCTGCGGCGCTTTCGCCAGCTCCATAGCAAGACCCCGGGCCACCCCGAGGTCGGCCTGACCCCCGGCGTCGAGACCACCACCGGCCCCCTCGGCCAGGGCCTGGCCAACGCGGTCGGCATGGCGATGGCCGAGAAGCAGCTGGCGGCCGAGTTCAACCGCCCGGAAGCGAACATCGTCGACCATCGCACCTGGGTCTTCCTCGGCGACGGCTGCCTGATGGAAGGGGTCAGCCACGAGGCGGCCGGCATCGCCGGCGTGCAGCGTCTGTCCAAGCTGATCGCCTTGTGGGACGACAACCGCATCTCGATCGACGGCGAGGTGTCCGGCTGGTTCTGCGACGACACCCCGGCCCGCTTCCGCGCCTATGGCTGGAACGTGGTCGAGGCGGTCGATGGCCACGACGTGGAGGCCCTCGACCGGGCCATCCGCGAGGCCCTCGCCAATGCCGAGAAGGACGCCGGCCCGACCCTGATCTGCTGCCGCACGACCATCGGCAAGGGCAGCCCAGCGCGGGCCGGCACCGCCGGCATCCATGGCGCCCCCCTCGGCGCCGAGGAGATCGCCGCCACCCGCCAGGCGCTGGGCTGGCCCCACGGGCCCTTCGAAATCCCCGACGATGTGCGTGACGCCTTCGATGCCCGCGCACGGGGCGCGGCCGCCCGCACCGACTGGCAGGCCCGCCTCGCCACCTACCGCCAGCATTGCCCGGAGGCCGCCGCCGAGTTCGAGCGGCGCATGGGCGGCGCGCTGCCGATCGGCTTCGATGTGCTCTGCCGCGCGCTCCTCAAGGCGGTGAACAACGAGGCCGCCAGCCCCGCCACCCGCAAGGCCAGCCAGCAGGCCATCGGCCGCGTGGCGCGGGCGCTGCCCGAGCTGATCGGCGGCTCTGCCGACCTGACCCACTCCAACCTCACCGACTGGCCCGACTGCGGCCGCATGACGGCCGACCACCCCGGCCGCCACATCAGCTGGGGCGTGCGCGAGTTCGGCATGGCCGCGGCCTGCAACGGCATGGCCCTGCATGGCGGCCTGCTGCCCTTCTGCGCCACCTTCCTGACCTTCTCGGACTACGCCCGCAACGCGATCCGGATGAGCGCCCTGATGCGCCAGCGGGTGATCTACGTGATGACCCACGACTCCATCGGCCTGGGCGAGGACGGCCCGACCCACCAGCCGATCGAGCATCTGCCGAGCCTGCGCCTGATTCCCGGCCTGGACGTCTGGCGGCCCTGCGACGCGGTCGAGACCCAGGCCGCGTGGATCGCCGCGGTCAATCGCGGCGACGGCCCCAGCCTGCTCGCCTGCTCGCGCCAGAACCTGCCCCACCAGCCCCGCGACGACGAGCGCCTGGGCGAGATCGCCCGTGGCGGCTACGTCCTGCGCGAAGCGGGCGGCGGCAGCGCCCGGGTGGTGCTGATCGGCACCGGTTCCGAGGTCTCGCTGGCGGTCGCCGCCGCCGAGCGGCTGGAAGCCGACGGCATCCCGACACGGGTGGTCTCGATGCCCTGCACCGCCGCCTTCGAGCGACAGGACGCCGCCTGGCGCGACGCGGTGCTGCCCCCGGCGCTGCCCCGCGTCGCGGTCGAGGCAAGCCAGCCCGACCTGTGGTGGAAGACCCTCGCCGGCGCGCCGCGGGCGGCCGTGGTCGGCATCGAGCGCTTCGGCGAATCGGCGCCGGCCGGCGACCTGGCGGCCTTCTTCGCGATGACCCCCGAGCGGGTCGCCGATGCGGCCCGCGCCATCGCGAACCCCTGA